A genomic window from Pseudomonas alcaligenes includes:
- a CDS encoding phosphatidate cytidylyltransferase, translating to MDRNTILLFAGIGAVLLLATLIARVLRRRAGEVPNAVIENLNARIDAWWAMVLVIGIAFLFGNNGVILLFYFVSFYALREFLTLTPTRRSDYPALVAAFYFALPMQYLLIALDWYGLFAIFIPVYLFLLLPILASLGGDTTRFLERASEVQWGLMIAVYCVSAVPALLTLDIPGYEGRNLLLIAWLIIVVQLSDVLQYVCGKLAGKHKIAPKLSPSKTVEGFVGGVALASLVGASLFWITPFSFWQAALMALTVNLLGFAGGLVMSAIKRDRGVKDWGHMIEGHGGMLDRMDSVCFAAPIFFHFVRYWWA from the coding sequence ATGGATCGCAATACAATCCTGCTGTTCGCCGGCATCGGTGCCGTACTGCTGCTCGCCACCCTGATCGCCCGCGTTCTGCGCCGGCGCGCCGGTGAAGTACCCAACGCGGTAATCGAGAACCTCAACGCGCGGATCGACGCCTGGTGGGCCATGGTGCTGGTCATCGGCATCGCCTTCCTGTTCGGCAACAATGGCGTGATCCTGCTGTTCTACTTCGTGTCGTTCTACGCCCTGCGCGAGTTCCTAACCCTGACGCCGACCCGGCGCAGCGACTATCCGGCACTGGTGGCGGCCTTCTACTTCGCGCTGCCGATGCAGTACCTGCTGATTGCCCTGGACTGGTACGGCCTGTTCGCCATCTTCATCCCGGTCTACCTGTTCCTCCTGCTGCCGATCCTCGCCTCGCTGGGCGGCGATACCACGCGCTTCCTCGAGCGCGCCTCGGAAGTGCAGTGGGGGCTGATGATCGCGGTGTACTGCGTGTCCGCCGTGCCGGCGCTGCTGACTCTGGATATTCCCGGCTACGAAGGGCGCAACCTGCTGCTGATCGCCTGGCTGATCATCGTCGTGCAGCTTTCGGACGTGCTGCAGTACGTCTGCGGCAAGCTCGCCGGCAAGCACAAGATCGCGCCCAAGCTATCGCCCTCCAAGACCGTGGAAGGCTTTGTCGGCGGCGTGGCCCTGGCCAGCCTGGTCGGTGCCTCGCTGTTCTGGATCACCCCGTTCAGCTTCTGGCAGGCGGCGCTGATGGCGCTGACCGTCAACCTGCTGGGCTTCGCCGGTGGCCTGGTGATGTCGGCGATCAAGCGCGACCGCGGGGTGAAGGACTGGGGCCACATGATTGAGGGCCACGGCGGCATGCTCGACCGCATGGACTCGGTATGCTTCGCCGCACCGATCTTCTTCCACTTCGTGCGCTACTGGTGGGCCTGA
- a CDS encoding lysophospholipid acyltransferase family protein — MLASLTAFAITSAARLLTGARALWLGCTAQPTQRLYFANHSSHGDFVLLWASLPPELRRRTRPVAGSDYWMKGDLRRFLIRDVFNGVLVERDRSDPNANPLQSMLDALEQDDSLIIFPEGTRNLTDEQLLPFKSGLYHLAQAKPDVELVPVWIANLNRVMPKGRALPLPLLCTLSFGAPLERQEGEDKAAFLERARNALLELAPEVV, encoded by the coding sequence ATGCTCGCTTCGCTCACTGCCTTCGCCATCACCTCGGCAGCTCGCCTGCTGACCGGCGCCCGCGCCCTCTGGCTGGGCTGCACGGCCCAGCCGACACAAAGGCTGTATTTCGCCAACCACAGCAGCCACGGCGACTTCGTGCTGCTCTGGGCCTCCCTGCCACCGGAGCTGCGCCGGCGTACTCGCCCGGTGGCCGGCTCCGACTACTGGATGAAGGGCGATCTGCGCCGCTTTCTGATCCGCGATGTGTTCAACGGCGTGCTGGTCGAGCGCGACCGCAGCGACCCCAACGCCAACCCGCTGCAATCGATGCTCGATGCGCTGGAACAGGATGACTCGCTGATCATCTTCCCCGAAGGCACGCGCAACCTCACCGACGAGCAGCTGCTGCCGTTCAAGAGCGGCCTGTACCACCTGGCGCAGGCCAAACCCGATGTGGAACTGGTGCCGGTGTGGATCGCCAACCTCAACCGGGTGATGCCCAAGGGCAGGGCGCTGCCACTGCCGCTGCTGTGTACCCTGAGCTTCGGCGCACCGCTCGAACGCCAGGAAGGGGAGGACAAGGCAGCGTTCCTCGAACGCGCCCGCAATGCCCTGCTGGAACTGGCCCCGGAGGTAGTCTGA